A section of the Labrus bergylta chromosome 21, fLabBer1.1, whole genome shotgun sequence genome encodes:
- the chuk gene encoding inhibitor of nuclear factor kappa-B kinase subunit alpha isoform X1, whose translation MEKPPFRQNQSCGAWELKERLGMGGFAHVYLYQHHETNEKLAVKMCRLELTPRNRDRWSREIQIMRKLNHINVVAGRDVPEEMMHIALNDLPLLAMEYCSRGDLRKMLSKPENCCGLKESEVLSLLNDVGSGIQYLHENKIIHRDLKPENIVLQDINGKLVHKIIDLGYAKDLDQGSLCTSFVGTLQYLAPELFENQPYTVTVDYWSFGTMIFECSCGFRPFLHNLQPVQWASKVKNKGPKDIMAVEDVNGEVKFSTHLPYPNNLSRTLLEQMESLLQLMLKWDPYRRGGISYEDNKKPMCFEVLEQILSMKVVHILNMTTAQVHSFQLTHDESLHSLHKRIEAETKIEVVNQELLQETGVSLDPRKPAAQCVLDGVRGWDSYIVYLFDRSITKYSGPFSARQLPDKVNTIVQEAKTQLPLVALKKVWGEAVSYICGLKDDYSRLFQGQRAAMLSLLRYNTNLTRCKNSMFGFSQQLKAKLDFFKSSIQYDLEKYSDQMHYGISSEKMLKAWQENEERAAAFAQVAEVSHLDDEIMALHSEIVELQRSPYARRQGDKMEQLEEKAIELYKQLKMKCKTPETDEGSDSSEMVKAIIQTVQNQDKVLKDLYTHLSKILISKQKIIDLFPRIEKTLENIKDADNTVMQMQIKRQREFWHLLKIACAQNSSRSSIAASPESSNLLQVSQWSQSAQPVSSPHPLTSLPGPNDSDAAPRLLQENQKYLSQLTSLMQDAADDQTKSIVDQDWSWTKYETLSTKLKKRNA comes from the exons ATGGAGAAACCTCCCTTCAGGCAGAACCAAAGCTGCGGAGCCTGGGAGCTGAAAGAGAGGCTGGGCATGGGAGGGTTCGCTCATGTTTACCTTTACCAACATCAT GAAACAAACGAAAAACTAGCTGTGAAAATGTGCCGTCTGGAGCTCACACCAAGAAACAGGGACAGATGGAGCCGAGAAATCCAGATCATGAGAAA GTTGAATCACATTAATGTGGTGGCAGGCCGGGACGTCCCTGAGGAAATGATGCACATAGCGCTAAATGATCTTCCACTGCTGGCCATGGAGTACTGCTCAAGGGGAGACTTGAGGAAG ATGCTGAGCAAACCTGAAAACTGCTGCGGCCTGAAAGAGAGTGAAGTTCTCTCGTTACTCAACGATGTTG GATCTGGTATCCAGTATCTGCACGAAAACAAGATCATACACAGAGACCTTAAACCTGAAAACATCGTGCTGCAAGATATCAACGGGAAG CTGGTTCACAAAATCATCGACCTGGGCTATGCCAAAGACCTGGACCAGGGCAGTCTGTGCACCTCCTTTGTTGGCACGCTTCAGTACCTG GCTCCTGAGCTGTTTGAGAATCAGCCGTACACCGTCACTGTGGACTACTGGAGCTTTGGCACCATGATTTTTGAATGCAGTTGTGGTTTTCGTCCGTTCCTGCACAACCTGCAGCCGGTGCAGTG GGCCAGCAAAGTGAAGAATAAGGGTCCAAAAGACATCATGGCTGTAGAGGACGTGAACGGAGAAGTCAAGTTCTCCACCCACCTCCCTTACCCCAACAACCTCAGCAG GACTCTGTTGGAGCAGATGGAGTCCCTGCTGCAGCTGATGTTAAAGTGGGATCCGTATCGGAGAGGAGGAATCTCCTACGAGGATAACAAAAAACCGATGTGCTTCGAAGTGCTGGAGCAGATTCTGAGTATGAAG GTGGTCCACATCCTGAACATGACCACGGCTCAGGTCCACTCCTTTCAGCTGACTCACGATGAAAGCCTCCACAGTCTGCATAAACGCATCGAGGCCGAGACCAAGATCGAGGTGGTCAAccaggagctgctgcaggagacGGGAGTGTCGCTGGATCCCAGGAAGCCCGCTGCACAGTGTGTCCTCGATGGAGTG CGAGGCTGGGACAGCTACATCGTCTACCTGTTTGACAGGAGCATCACCAAGTACTCCGGGCCGTTCAGCGCCAGACAACTGCCCGATAAAGTCAACACTATCG TGCAAGAAGCCAAGACTCAGCTCCCCTTGGTGGCGTTGAAGAAGGTTTGGGGGGAAGCAGTGAGCTACATCTGCGGCCTAAAAGACGACTACAGCAGGCTTTTCCAAGGACAAAGGGCTGCTAT GTTGAGTCTCCTACGTTACAACACCAACCTGACCAGGTGTAAGAACAGCATGTTCGGCTTCTCGCAGCAGCTCAAGGCCAAGCTGGACTTCTTCAAGAGCAGCATCCAGTACGACCTGGAGAAATACAGCGATCAGATGCACTACGGCATAT cctCTGAGAAGATGCTGAAAGCCTGGCAGGAAAACGAGGAGAGGGCCGCCGCTTTTGCACAG GTGGCAGAGGTGAGCCACCTGGACGACGAGATCATGGCTCTGCACTCTGAGATCGTGGAGCTTCAGAGGAGTCCGTACGCTCGGCGCCAAGGGGACAAGATGGAACAGCT AGAGGAGAAGGCGATCGAGCTTTACAAGCAACTGAAGATGAAATGCAAAA cACCTGAGACGGATGAGGGCAGTGACAGCTCTGAGATGGTGAAGGCGATTATTCAAACCGTGCAGAACCAGGACAAGGTCCTCAAAGACCTCTACACCCACCTGAG TAAGATCCTGATCAGCAAACAGAAGATCATCGACTTGTTCCCTCGCATCGAGAAAACCCTGGAGAACATCAAAGACGCCGACAACACGGTGATGCAGATGCAGATcaagaggcagagagagttCTGGCATTTACTCAAGATCGCCTGC gcTCAAAACTCGTCAAGGAGCTCGATAGCAGCGAGTCCCGAGTCGTCCAACCTGCTGCAGGTCTCTCAGTGGTCACAGTCTGCGCAACCAGTCAGCTCCCCACATCCACTCACATCCCTACCTGGGCCAAACGACAG TGACGCTGCTCCGCGTCTGCTGCAGGAGAACCAGAAGTACCTCAGTCAGCTGACCAGCCTGATGCAGGACGCGGCCGACGACCAGACCAAGAGCATAGTG GACCAAGACTGGAGCTGGACGAAATACGAAACTTTatcaacaaaattaaaaaagagaaacgCGTAA
- the chuk gene encoding inhibitor of nuclear factor kappa-B kinase subunit alpha isoform X2 → MCRLELTPRNRDRWSREIQIMRKLNHINVVAGRDVPEEMMHIALNDLPLLAMEYCSRGDLRKMLSKPENCCGLKESEVLSLLNDVGSGIQYLHENKIIHRDLKPENIVLQDINGKLVHKIIDLGYAKDLDQGSLCTSFVGTLQYLAPELFENQPYTVTVDYWSFGTMIFECSCGFRPFLHNLQPVQWASKVKNKGPKDIMAVEDVNGEVKFSTHLPYPNNLSRTLLEQMESLLQLMLKWDPYRRGGISYEDNKKPMCFEVLEQILSMKVVHILNMTTAQVHSFQLTHDESLHSLHKRIEAETKIEVVNQELLQETGVSLDPRKPAAQCVLDGVRGWDSYIVYLFDRSITKYSGPFSARQLPDKVNTIVQEAKTQLPLVALKKVWGEAVSYICGLKDDYSRLFQGQRAAMLSLLRYNTNLTRCKNSMFGFSQQLKAKLDFFKSSIQYDLEKYSDQMHYGISSEKMLKAWQENEERAAAFAQVAEVSHLDDEIMALHSEIVELQRSPYARRQGDKMEQLEEKAIELYKQLKMKCKTPETDEGSDSSEMVKAIIQTVQNQDKVLKDLYTHLSKILISKQKIIDLFPRIEKTLENIKDADNTVMQMQIKRQREFWHLLKIACAQNSSRSSIAASPESSNLLQVSQWSQSAQPVSSPHPLTSLPGPNDSDAAPRLLQENQKYLSQLTSLMQDAADDQTKSIVDQDWSWTKYETLSTKLKKRNA, encoded by the exons ATGTGCCGTCTGGAGCTCACACCAAGAAACAGGGACAGATGGAGCCGAGAAATCCAGATCATGAGAAA GTTGAATCACATTAATGTGGTGGCAGGCCGGGACGTCCCTGAGGAAATGATGCACATAGCGCTAAATGATCTTCCACTGCTGGCCATGGAGTACTGCTCAAGGGGAGACTTGAGGAAG ATGCTGAGCAAACCTGAAAACTGCTGCGGCCTGAAAGAGAGTGAAGTTCTCTCGTTACTCAACGATGTTG GATCTGGTATCCAGTATCTGCACGAAAACAAGATCATACACAGAGACCTTAAACCTGAAAACATCGTGCTGCAAGATATCAACGGGAAG CTGGTTCACAAAATCATCGACCTGGGCTATGCCAAAGACCTGGACCAGGGCAGTCTGTGCACCTCCTTTGTTGGCACGCTTCAGTACCTG GCTCCTGAGCTGTTTGAGAATCAGCCGTACACCGTCACTGTGGACTACTGGAGCTTTGGCACCATGATTTTTGAATGCAGTTGTGGTTTTCGTCCGTTCCTGCACAACCTGCAGCCGGTGCAGTG GGCCAGCAAAGTGAAGAATAAGGGTCCAAAAGACATCATGGCTGTAGAGGACGTGAACGGAGAAGTCAAGTTCTCCACCCACCTCCCTTACCCCAACAACCTCAGCAG GACTCTGTTGGAGCAGATGGAGTCCCTGCTGCAGCTGATGTTAAAGTGGGATCCGTATCGGAGAGGAGGAATCTCCTACGAGGATAACAAAAAACCGATGTGCTTCGAAGTGCTGGAGCAGATTCTGAGTATGAAG GTGGTCCACATCCTGAACATGACCACGGCTCAGGTCCACTCCTTTCAGCTGACTCACGATGAAAGCCTCCACAGTCTGCATAAACGCATCGAGGCCGAGACCAAGATCGAGGTGGTCAAccaggagctgctgcaggagacGGGAGTGTCGCTGGATCCCAGGAAGCCCGCTGCACAGTGTGTCCTCGATGGAGTG CGAGGCTGGGACAGCTACATCGTCTACCTGTTTGACAGGAGCATCACCAAGTACTCCGGGCCGTTCAGCGCCAGACAACTGCCCGATAAAGTCAACACTATCG TGCAAGAAGCCAAGACTCAGCTCCCCTTGGTGGCGTTGAAGAAGGTTTGGGGGGAAGCAGTGAGCTACATCTGCGGCCTAAAAGACGACTACAGCAGGCTTTTCCAAGGACAAAGGGCTGCTAT GTTGAGTCTCCTACGTTACAACACCAACCTGACCAGGTGTAAGAACAGCATGTTCGGCTTCTCGCAGCAGCTCAAGGCCAAGCTGGACTTCTTCAAGAGCAGCATCCAGTACGACCTGGAGAAATACAGCGATCAGATGCACTACGGCATAT cctCTGAGAAGATGCTGAAAGCCTGGCAGGAAAACGAGGAGAGGGCCGCCGCTTTTGCACAG GTGGCAGAGGTGAGCCACCTGGACGACGAGATCATGGCTCTGCACTCTGAGATCGTGGAGCTTCAGAGGAGTCCGTACGCTCGGCGCCAAGGGGACAAGATGGAACAGCT AGAGGAGAAGGCGATCGAGCTTTACAAGCAACTGAAGATGAAATGCAAAA cACCTGAGACGGATGAGGGCAGTGACAGCTCTGAGATGGTGAAGGCGATTATTCAAACCGTGCAGAACCAGGACAAGGTCCTCAAAGACCTCTACACCCACCTGAG TAAGATCCTGATCAGCAAACAGAAGATCATCGACTTGTTCCCTCGCATCGAGAAAACCCTGGAGAACATCAAAGACGCCGACAACACGGTGATGCAGATGCAGATcaagaggcagagagagttCTGGCATTTACTCAAGATCGCCTGC gcTCAAAACTCGTCAAGGAGCTCGATAGCAGCGAGTCCCGAGTCGTCCAACCTGCTGCAGGTCTCTCAGTGGTCACAGTCTGCGCAACCAGTCAGCTCCCCACATCCACTCACATCCCTACCTGGGCCAAACGACAG TGACGCTGCTCCGCGTCTGCTGCAGGAGAACCAGAAGTACCTCAGTCAGCTGACCAGCCTGATGCAGGACGCGGCCGACGACCAGACCAAGAGCATAGTG GACCAAGACTGGAGCTGGACGAAATACGAAACTTTatcaacaaaattaaaaaagagaaacgCGTAA
- the LOC110002838 gene encoding zinc metalloproteinase-disintegrin-like 2d gives MGASTVSLWLTWVCLVHSAWMLSHVDRYEVVRPQRLPGRQKRSLQDSQLFPDTVQYELAIEGRNYTIHLEKNRNLIGKDFTETHYSEDGERVTTSPNQEHCFYHGHVRGMKDSSVSVGICSGISGFLRARQQVYLIEPLGRSDDGDHAVYRLEHLNVSNRVSCGSSSNANTTTPYDQDPSPAALFRSRSWKTKPVSGPQRFVELFVVVDNAEYKRYGSETRSRILGVINHIDKLYRTLNIRVMLVGLEIWSSGDFIDVNDNSEIALDHFLMWRQSDLLRRVKHDNAQFVTGKDFEGDTVGLANKFAMCTENSGGVNQDHHNNPIGLASTIAHEMGHNFGLSHDAAGCVCGPSYSSGNCVMADKLRTGTQAFPEFFSSCSMEQLAEFMERAQPSCLTRPGSVKTIAVGSRCGNALLDPGEECDCGTVEECKNPCCDASTCRLTEGSQCAHGLCCDNCQFAVSGSVCRKTSRDCDLPEYCTGVSQDCPEDRFEMNGKPCYDQAQGYCYDGRCPTYEQHCWRLFGQGSRVGPDMCFDLNKRGEEGANCGRSRTGYVSCARPNLKCGSMFCVGGGDSITGKRASYTIYGLECKVAVDDDKTRNMDMVPEGTKCGPNKVCSDNRCVDVSVYGKREDCAKKCNNNGVCNHKEECSCDPGWAPPYCDIQYADLPQGQSVIIAGVCAVLSVLLLITAVIVGLMCCKKDKQENYICKRKVHSAPGKLNPMFQEPSVKDRPQISLPTFMDSTATHVCTPLMVTVSPCRPAPQPPKKPSAALSTSQAEPTKPQPPCKPLPPLSKTQCNASHPPPVPPVKPSPPPAARPKQCPPPMPPAKPQPHKPA, from the exons ATGGGAGCTTCCACGGTGTCACTGTGGCTGACGTGGG TTTGTCTCGTGCACAGCGCCTGGATGCTCTCTCACGTGGACAGGTATGAGGTTGTCAGACCTCAGAGACTTCCtgggagacagaagaggagtCTGCAGGACTCACAG CTGTTTCCTGATACGGTTCAGTATGAGCTGGCCATCGAAGGGAGGAACTACACAATTcatctggaaaaaaacag GAATCTGATCGGGAAAGACTTCACTGAAACACATTATTCAGAAGATGGAGAACGGGTGACGACGTCTCCAAACCAG GAGCACTGTTTCTATCACGGCCACGTCAGAGGCATGAAGGACTCCTCAGTCAGCGTCGGGATCTGTTCAGGAATCAG cGGTTTCTTGCGAGCGCGGCAGCAGGTTTACCTGATCGAGCCTCTGGGACGCTCTGACGACGGAGATCACGCCGTCTACAGACTGGAGCACCTGAATGTCAGCAACCGTGTCAGCTGTGGCTCCTCCTCCAACGCTAACACCACCACACCTTATGACCAGGACCCGAGCCCCGCTGCCCTCTTCAGGTCCAGATCATGG aAAACGAAACCAGTGTCAGGTCCGCAGAGGTTTGTGGAGCTGTTTGTGGTCGTGGACAACGCAGAG TATAAACGATATGGAAGTGAGACCCGATCCAGAATCCTTGGAGTTATAAATCACATCGATAag CTGTATCGCACTCTGAACATCCGCGTCATGCTGGTGGGTTTGGAGATCTGGTCGTCCGGAGACTTCATCGACGTCAACGATAACTCGGAGATCGCTCTGGATCACTTCCTCATGTGGCGTCAGTCCGATCTGCTGCGGAGGGTGAAGCACGACAACGCTCAGTTTGTGAC GGGAAAAGAttttgaaggagacacagtcggACTTGCAAACAAGTTCGCCATGTGTACTGAAAACTCAGGTGGAGTCAATCAG GATCATCACAACAACCCGATAGGACTCGCCTCCACCATCGCTCATGAGATGGGGCATAACTTTGGCTTGTCTCATGACGCTGCAGGTTGTGTCTGCGGTCCGTCTTACAGCTCGGGGAACTGTGTGATGGCTGACAAACTCAG GACGGGGACTCAGGCCTTCCCGGAGTttttcagcagctgcagcatggAGCAGCTGGCTGAGTTCATGGAGCGAGCTCAGCCCAGCTGTTTGACCCGACCCGGCTCCGTTAAGACCATCGCTGTGGGCTCTCGCTGTGGGAACGCCCTGCTGGACCCTGGAGAGGAGTGTGACTGTGGCACTGTGGAG GAATGCAAGAATCCTTGTTGTGATGCATCGACGTGCCGTCTTACTGAAGGATCCCAATGTGCCCATGGACTCTGCTGCGACAACTGCCAG TTTGCAGTGTCTGGAAGCGTGTGCAGGAAGACGTCGAGAGACTGCGACTTGCCTGAATACTGCACGGGAGTGTCGCAGGATTGTCCCGAAGACAGATTCGAGATGAACGGCAAGCCGTGCTACGACCAGGCGCAGGGCTACTGCTACGACGGCCGGTGTCCCACGTATGAGCAGCACTGCTGGAGGCTGTTTGGACAAG ggaGCAGAGTTGGACCGGATATGTGTTTTGACCTGAACAAACGAGGCGAGGAAGGTGCTAACTGTGGGAGGAGCAGAACAGGCTACGTCTCCTGTGCTAGACC GAATCTTAAGTGTGGATCTATGTTTTGTGTCGGAGGCGGGGACTCCATCACGGGTAAAAGAGCTTCTTACACCATTTACGGCCTCGAGTGTAAAGTAGCCGTGGACGACGACAAAACCAGAAACATGGACATGGTGCCAGAAGGAACCAAATGTGGACCAAATAAG GTTTGCTCAGACAACAGATGTGTGGATGTGTCCGTCTACGGCAAGAGGGAGGACTGTGCGAAGAAATGCAACAACAACGGG GTGTGTAATCACAAGGAGGAGTGCAGCTGTGACCCCGGCTGGGCGCCGCCGTACTGCGACATCCAGTATGCAGATTTACCTCAAG gccaGAGTGTGATCATCGCTGGTGTGTGTGCGGTGCTCTCCGTCCTCCTGCTGATCACGGCTGTGATCGTGGGGCTGATGTGCTGCAAGAAGGACAAACAGGAAAACTACATCTGCAAAAG GAAGGTGCACTCGGCCCCGGGGAAGTTGAACCCGATGTTCCAGGAGCCGAGTGTGAAAGACAGACCTCAGATCAGCCTGCCCACCTTCATGGACTCCACGGCAACACACGTGTGCACTCCTCTGATGGTCACTGTGAGTCCCTGCAGACCGGCTCCACAG CCACCAAAGAAACCGTCTGCAGCGTTGTCGACCTCGCAGGCCGAGCCg ACAAAACCTCAACCTCCGTGTAAACCTTTACCCCCTCTGAGTAAAACTCAG tgtaaTGCATCACATCCTCCTCCTGTACCTCCGGTCAAGCCCAGCCCTCCTCCGGCTGCCAGACCCAAACAGTGCCCTCCTCCGATGCCCCCCGCCAAGCCGCAACCTCACAAACCAGCATGA